The following coding sequences lie in one Listeria ivanovii subsp. londoniensis genomic window:
- a CDS encoding phospho-sugar mutase, translated as MNWQKEYQKWTTNETLDASLKAQLAEIVSDEKALEDSFYRNMEFGTAGMRGVLGAGTNRMNIYTIRKASFGLAQFVAENGKEAKKRGIVIAYDPRHMSREFAFESAAVLGKHGVKSYVFEALRPTPELSFAVRYLNAFGGIVITASHNPPEYNGYKIYGEDGGQMPPNGASAVTEYIEAVEDIFSVKVADQEELLNDGLLEVISEKVDHPYLERLKEVIVNKELVREDGKNLKIVFTPLHGTGGILGVPALESVGFTNIIKVDEQFVNDPDFSTVKSPNPENREAFLLATKYGKKYGGDILVGTDPDADRLGVAVRNQAGDYEILSGNQIGAIILHYLLKQKKTQNELPENAAVLKSIVTSNLGTEIAKHFGVQMIEVLTGFKFIAEQIKQFEETGKHTFEFGYEESNGYMVKSFTRDKDAIQAVLAITEVALVCKTEGRTLLDELEQIYSEFGYYKDDLVSLTLSGKDGSERIKDITSGFREQLPTSMGGFKIERVEDYLRSETTWIASGETEVIKLPTADVVKCYFEDGSWFCLRPSGTEPKIKFYFSIRGANKEESITKLEKIKTDLLTYIEA; from the coding sequence ATGAACTGGCAAAAGGAATATCAAAAATGGACTACAAATGAAACGTTAGATGCGTCTTTAAAGGCTCAATTAGCTGAAATAGTTTCCGACGAGAAAGCATTAGAAGATAGTTTTTACCGGAATATGGAATTTGGTACAGCGGGAATGCGCGGGGTACTTGGTGCGGGAACGAATCGCATGAATATTTATACTATCCGGAAAGCGTCTTTCGGATTAGCTCAATTTGTAGCTGAAAATGGAAAAGAAGCGAAAAAACGAGGTATTGTCATTGCTTATGATCCACGTCATATGTCACGCGAATTTGCATTTGAATCAGCAGCTGTTTTAGGGAAACATGGCGTTAAAAGTTATGTTTTCGAGGCACTTCGCCCAACTCCGGAACTTTCATTCGCAGTGCGTTATTTAAATGCTTTCGGAGGTATTGTTATTACAGCTAGTCATAATCCGCCAGAGTATAATGGTTATAAGATATACGGAGAAGATGGGGGGCAAATGCCTCCAAATGGTGCAAGTGCAGTAACAGAATATATAGAGGCTGTAGAAGACATTTTTTCTGTCAAAGTAGCAGATCAAGAAGAACTACTTAATGATGGTTTGCTAGAAGTGATTAGTGAAAAAGTCGATCATCCTTATTTGGAACGATTAAAAGAAGTTATTGTGAATAAGGAGCTAGTTCGAGAAGATGGAAAAAATTTAAAAATTGTTTTTACACCACTTCATGGTACTGGCGGGATTTTGGGAGTTCCTGCGCTTGAAAGTGTGGGATTTACAAACATTATTAAAGTAGACGAACAATTTGTAAATGATCCGGATTTTAGTACTGTGAAATCACCAAATCCTGAAAATCGCGAGGCATTCTTACTTGCGACTAAATATGGTAAAAAGTACGGTGGGGATATTTTAGTCGGGACGGACCCTGATGCTGACCGACTAGGCGTAGCTGTGCGTAATCAAGCAGGAGACTACGAAATTCTTTCTGGGAATCAAATTGGCGCGATTATTTTACATTATTTATTGAAACAAAAGAAGACTCAAAATGAACTACCGGAAAATGCTGCGGTCTTAAAATCTATCGTAACAAGTAATCTTGGAACTGAAATCGCCAAACACTTTGGTGTCCAAATGATTGAAGTTTTAACTGGTTTTAAATTTATTGCAGAGCAAATCAAACAATTTGAAGAAACGGGCAAACATACTTTTGAATTTGGTTATGAAGAAAGTAATGGTTATATGGTGAAATCGTTCACTCGAGATAAAGATGCTATCCAAGCCGTGTTAGCAATTACAGAGGTAGCGCTTGTATGTAAAACAGAGGGTCGGACTTTACTCGATGAGTTAGAACAAATTTATTCCGAGTTTGGTTACTACAAAGACGATCTTGTATCCTTAACTTTAAGTGGGAAAGATGGTTCCGAGCGTATTAAAGATATTACAAGTGGTTTTAGAGAACAACTTCCAACAAGTATGGGGGGATTTAAGATTGAGCGTGTGGAAGATTATTTGAGAAGTGAGACAACTTGGATTGCTTCCGGTGAAACAGAAGTAATTAAGTTACCAACTGCCGATGTGGTTAAATGCTATTTTGAAGATGGTTCATGGTTCTGTTTACGTCCATCTGGCACAGAGCCGAAAATCAAGTTTTACTTTAGTATTCGCGGTGCAAACAAAGAAGAAAGTATAACTAAATTAGAAAAAATAAAAACCGATTTGCTCACCTATATTGAGGCTTAA
- the whiA gene encoding DNA-binding protein WhiA: protein MSFASETKKELTHMDVSDSDAKVELAAFIRMNGAISFSNQLVIMDVQTENAAIARRMYQLLKDLYEVPIELLVRRKMKLKKNNVYIVRLKSGTRGILEDLRILEPPMTFTKSIDRGFVKKRSAKRAYLRGAFLASGSVNNPETSSYHLEIFSVYEEHNEAICALMNQFDLNARTLERKNGFITYLKEAEKITEFLSIIGATSALLHFEDVRIMRDMRNSVNRLVNCETANLNKTINAAVRQIDNIKYIQATVGLEALPERLREIAALRIANEDVTLKELGEMLTTGQVSKSGINHRLRKLDQIAERLRSGESPSQVGLKVSNS, encoded by the coding sequence ATGTCATTTGCATCGGAAACAAAGAAAGAATTAACCCATATGGACGTCAGTGATAGCGATGCAAAAGTGGAACTCGCAGCTTTTATTCGAATGAATGGCGCAATCTCGTTTTCAAATCAATTAGTGATAATGGATGTCCAAACCGAAAATGCAGCTATTGCAAGGCGGATGTATCAATTACTGAAAGATTTATATGAAGTGCCAATTGAACTTCTTGTTCGTCGCAAAATGAAACTCAAAAAAAATAATGTCTATATTGTGCGCTTAAAGTCTGGAACACGAGGGATTTTGGAAGATTTACGGATTCTTGAACCACCGATGACGTTTACGAAGTCAATAGATAGGGGATTTGTTAAGAAAAGGAGTGCCAAACGAGCTTACTTGCGTGGTGCCTTTTTAGCGAGTGGCTCAGTTAATAATCCAGAAACATCTTCCTATCATTTAGAAATTTTCTCTGTATATGAAGAACACAATGAAGCAATATGTGCTTTAATGAATCAATTCGATCTTAATGCCCGAACGCTTGAACGGAAAAATGGTTTTATTACTTATTTGAAAGAAGCAGAAAAAATTACCGAATTTTTAAGTATTATTGGAGCGACGAGTGCCCTACTCCATTTTGAAGATGTTCGGATTATGCGAGATATGCGTAACTCGGTGAATCGACTAGTAAACTGTGAAACGGCTAATTTGAATAAAACCATTAATGCTGCTGTACGACAAATTGATAATATTAAATATATTCAAGCGACAGTTGGTTTAGAAGCATTACCCGAGCGATTACGTGAAATTGCGGCACTGCGAATTGCAAATGAAGATGTAACATTGAAAGAATTAGGTGAAATGCTAACAACTGGACAAGTGAGTAAATCAGGCATTAACCATCGCCTCCGAAAACTTGATCAAATTGCCGAACGACTTAGAAGTGGAGAATCTCCTTCGCAAGTTGGTCTAAAAGTTAGTAATAGCTAA
- the rapZ gene encoding RNase adapter RapZ: MASNQLKLVIITGMSGAGKTVAMQSLEDLGYFCVDNLPPSLLPKFWELMKETDKMDKIALVMDLRGREFFDSIEPALDELDNTNFITTKILFLEADDKVLVSRYKETRRHHPLEPNGSVLDGISAERELLSDLKGRSQLVINTSNMAPRELRERINNEFQTEDKDVFNVQLMSFGFKYGIPIDADLVFDVRFLPNPHYIDKMRPLTGLDEDVYDYVMKWPETQTFLDKLIDLLMFTLPFYKREGKTQLVIAIGCTGGQHRSVALTEFVGKAIQPKYETTISHRDMKRRKGR; the protein is encoded by the coding sequence ATGGCTTCTAATCAATTAAAATTAGTGATTATTACTGGGATGTCTGGTGCTGGTAAAACAGTTGCAATGCAGTCGTTAGAAGATCTCGGTTATTTTTGTGTAGATAATTTGCCACCAAGCTTACTCCCGAAATTCTGGGAGCTAATGAAAGAAACCGATAAAATGGATAAAATCGCGCTAGTAATGGATCTTCGTGGACGAGAGTTCTTTGATTCGATTGAACCAGCGCTTGATGAATTAGATAATACCAACTTTATTACTACCAAAATCCTCTTTTTAGAGGCAGATGATAAAGTACTTGTTTCACGCTACAAAGAAACGCGTCGTCATCATCCACTTGAGCCAAATGGTTCGGTGCTTGACGGTATTAGTGCTGAGCGTGAACTGCTTAGTGATTTAAAGGGGCGTTCTCAGTTAGTGATTAATACGTCCAATATGGCACCTCGTGAATTGCGTGAACGAATTAATAATGAATTCCAAACAGAAGATAAAGACGTTTTCAATGTACAGCTGATGTCTTTCGGTTTTAAATATGGAATCCCAATTGATGCTGATTTAGTGTTTGATGTTCGGTTCTTACCAAACCCACACTACATTGACAAAATGCGTCCACTCACCGGATTAGATGAAGATGTTTATGATTATGTAATGAAATGGCCAGAAACGCAGACCTTCTTAGACAAACTAATAGATTTACTGATGTTTACGCTTCCCTTTTATAAACGAGAAGGAAAAACACAGCTTGTTATCGCGATCGGATGTACAGGAGGGCAGCATCGTTCAGTTGCTTTAACTGAGTTCGTCGGGAAAGCCATTCAGCCAAAATATGAAACAACGATCTCACATCGAGACATGAAACGTAGAAAGGGTCGTTAA
- a CDS encoding aldose epimerase family protein: protein MIFIEVQKRYFGELEGKTVWQWTLINDRGMKMSILNYGAIVTSIETADKFGEFANVSLGFSNLDDYLAYSPYFGAVVGPVAGRITKGRFQLDGEEFQLSQNDGNNSLHGGKTNFSKRMWDVGVEEQPDQIVMTFRYQWKDGENGYPGKIDTKMSYTLNNKNEWLIDYEAETEKPTLYNPSHHIYFNLTGENGSTVLKHQLKINSEHFLPVDAETLPTGEIWAVNDSIFNLQAGNEIAEITSSADEQIRVVGTGLDHAFILKHENKKPDAVLFDPKSGRCLEMETTSDAVVVYTANSLASKFKIDGMLVPKYAGITMETQGLVDAINQQGFGDIVLRPGEQFKSRTTFRFTVDRRNI, encoded by the coding sequence GTGATTTTCATCGAAGTACAAAAACGATATTTTGGCGAGTTAGAAGGCAAGACTGTTTGGCAGTGGACTTTAATAAATGACCGAGGAATGAAAATGAGCATTTTGAATTATGGAGCAATAGTTACTTCAATTGAAACTGCTGATAAATTCGGTGAGTTTGCAAATGTTAGTCTTGGCTTTTCAAACTTGGATGACTATTTAGCTTATTCACCTTATTTTGGCGCCGTGGTTGGTCCTGTTGCTGGACGAATTACAAAAGGGCGATTTCAATTGGATGGCGAAGAGTTTCAGTTATCACAAAACGATGGCAATAATTCGCTTCATGGCGGGAAAACAAATTTTAGTAAAAGAATGTGGGATGTAGGTGTAGAGGAACAACCAGATCAAATTGTCATGACATTTCGGTATCAGTGGAAAGATGGAGAAAATGGCTATCCTGGAAAAATAGATACAAAAATGAGTTACACGCTAAACAACAAAAACGAATGGCTAATTGATTATGAAGCAGAGACTGAAAAGCCAACTCTTTATAACCCAAGCCATCATATTTACTTTAACCTTACTGGAGAAAATGGTTCCACGGTTTTAAAGCATCAACTAAAAATTAACAGTGAGCATTTTTTGCCAGTAGATGCTGAAACGCTCCCAACTGGGGAAATTTGGGCGGTGAATGATTCCATTTTCAATCTACAGGCGGGAAATGAAATTGCTGAAATTACTAGTAGTGCTGACGAGCAAATAAGAGTAGTAGGAACAGGGCTTGACCATGCTTTTATTTTGAAACATGAAAATAAAAAGCCTGATGCGGTTTTGTTTGATCCTAAATCAGGTAGATGTTTAGAAATGGAGACAACCTCAGATGCGGTTGTAGTCTATACTGCAAATAGTTTGGCAAGTAAATTTAAGATTGATGGAATGCTCGTGCCAAAATACGCTGGAATAACGATGGAAACACAAGGCTTAGTTGATGCGATTAATCAACAGGGATTTGGTGATATTGTTCTAAGACCAGGAGAGCAGTTCAAGTCTAGAACTACTTTCCGTTTTACAGTGGATAGACGAAATATATAG
- a CDS encoding tetratricopeptide repeat protein encodes MDKNKKILAKIYPFYPNGQFYFERGVEAFRDQRIKEAIRYLVRASELEPGESVILCQLAICYTEIGQFHKSNQLLRDILEKRDGNMDYCYYFIANNFAYMKDYRRALQYANRYLEMETDGDYAEEARDLIEVLLEETPFGETLENGFSKLEQEFYTYKKEINRYLAEEDSASACDILRKVIDEKPNFWPAYNQLASLYFEQLKEAEGVKVLSDLLQRNPGNLLGLCDFFVYHFYKGNREMADSLYVELRDVLPVLSHHKEKLGLIHAMMGAYDAADDLLEQVADLEVTERSKYYYYRAKAAYYIGDVEGAKMFWHSFLECDLYEDVRFPWERELDLTNDTRLILEMLQAEDDLTHLLGVYALTVSSNRPEMMLFHPLLDMSKWSYMEHLMFTDFDYFPDGNVEQNCFLITKAMNLLRENGVSFNEENLPLYKAVFSLVLNDNRKELILGRYTIEIVATAIAKIFLPDLEFVLADEVDFHKCADEIQQILSR; translated from the coding sequence ATGGACAAAAACAAAAAAATACTAGCGAAAATCTATCCATTTTATCCGAATGGACAATTTTATTTTGAACGTGGTGTGGAAGCTTTTCGTGATCAACGAATTAAAGAAGCGATTCGATATTTGGTGCGTGCTTCAGAACTGGAGCCAGGAGAGTCAGTAATTCTTTGCCAACTCGCGATTTGTTACACGGAAATAGGACAATTCCATAAATCTAATCAATTACTTAGAGACATCTTGGAAAAACGGGATGGAAATATGGATTACTGCTATTATTTTATTGCTAATAACTTTGCTTATATGAAAGACTATCGACGCGCACTCCAATATGCGAATCGTTACTTAGAAATGGAGACAGACGGGGATTATGCAGAAGAAGCTCGTGACTTAATTGAAGTTTTACTAGAAGAAACTCCTTTTGGTGAGACGTTAGAAAATGGCTTCTCTAAATTGGAACAAGAATTTTATACTTATAAAAAAGAAATTAATCGCTATTTGGCAGAAGAAGACAGTGCCTCAGCTTGTGATATTTTAAGAAAAGTAATTGATGAAAAACCAAACTTTTGGCCAGCTTATAATCAGCTTGCTTCTCTTTATTTTGAGCAGTTGAAAGAAGCGGAAGGGGTAAAAGTTTTAAGTGATTTACTCCAAAGGAATCCCGGGAATCTGTTAGGATTGTGCGATTTCTTCGTGTATCATTTTTATAAGGGAAATAGGGAAATGGCTGATTCGCTATATGTGGAATTGCGAGATGTGTTGCCAGTTCTTTCACACCATAAAGAAAAACTTGGATTGATTCACGCGATGATGGGGGCTTATGACGCGGCGGACGATTTGCTTGAACAAGTAGCTGATTTGGAAGTTACTGAGCGTAGTAAATATTATTATTATCGTGCCAAAGCGGCTTATTATATAGGAGATGTGGAAGGTGCAAAAATGTTCTGGCATTCATTCTTAGAGTGCGATTTATATGAGGATGTTAGATTTCCATGGGAGCGAGAATTAGATTTAACGAATGACACGCGTCTTATCCTAGAAATGCTTCAAGCGGAAGATGATTTGACGCATTTGTTAGGTGTTTATGCACTCACTGTTTCAAGTAATCGACCAGAAATGATGCTGTTTCACCCGTTGCTTGATATGAGTAAGTGGTCTTATATGGAGCATTTGATGTTCACGGATTTTGATTATTTCCCAGATGGCAATGTGGAGCAAAATTGCTTTTTAATTACAAAAGCAATGAATTTACTTCGAGAAAATGGTGTTTCATTTAATGAGGAAAACTTACCTTTATATAAAGCGGTATTTTCACTTGTTTTGAATGATAATCGAAAAGAATTAATTCTTGGACGCTATACGATAGAAATCGTCGCTACGGCTATTGCCAAAATATTTTTACCAGATTTAGAGTTTGTTTTGGCGGATGAGGTGGACTTCCATAAATGTGCAGATGAGATACAGCAAATTCTGAGCAGATAA
- the galE gene encoding UDP-glucose 4-epimerase GalE, which yields MSIVVLGGAGYIGSHAVNKLVNQGYQVAVIDNLKTGHIEAVHQKATFYKGDIRDKEFLNSVFECEEVEAVVHFAASSLVGESMEEPLSYLNNNVYGTQILLEVMEAFNVKNIVFSSSAATYGEPEQVPITEDMPTNPQSTYGETKLMMEKMMKWCDKAYGMRYVALRYFNVAGAKSDGSIGEDHQPESHLVPIILQVALGQREKLAIYGDDYHTPDGTCIRDYVHVEDLIDAHIRALEYLKNGGESNIFNLGSSNGFSVKEMLEAARIVTGKEIPAEVVPRRAGDPGTLIASSAKARNMLGWAPVYTDVEDIIATAWKWHVSHPNGF from the coding sequence ATGAGTATTGTCGTTTTGGGAGGAGCCGGATACATTGGTTCCCATGCAGTAAATAAGCTAGTTAATCAAGGATATCAGGTGGCAGTTATTGATAATTTGAAAACTGGCCATATAGAAGCAGTTCACCAGAAAGCAACATTTTATAAAGGTGATATCCGTGATAAAGAATTTTTGAATTCCGTTTTTGAATGTGAGGAAGTGGAAGCAGTTGTTCATTTTGCCGCTAGTTCACTTGTTGGTGAATCAATGGAAGAGCCACTTTCCTATTTAAATAATAATGTTTATGGTACGCAAATTTTGCTAGAAGTAATGGAAGCGTTTAATGTGAAGAACATTGTTTTTTCTTCCAGTGCGGCAACTTACGGGGAGCCTGAGCAAGTGCCGATTACAGAGGATATGCCAACCAATCCACAAAGTACTTATGGAGAAACTAAACTAATGATGGAAAAAATGATGAAGTGGTGCGATAAAGCGTATGGAATGAGATATGTGGCCTTACGTTATTTCAATGTTGCAGGTGCAAAATCAGATGGTTCTATTGGCGAAGACCATCAACCGGAATCGCATCTCGTACCAATTATTTTGCAAGTAGCGCTAGGTCAAAGAGAAAAATTAGCTATTTATGGAGATGATTATCATACTCCAGATGGTACGTGTATCCGTGATTATGTCCATGTAGAAGATTTGATTGATGCACATATTCGAGCACTGGAATATTTGAAAAATGGCGGAGAAAGTAATATTTTTAACTTAGGTAGCAGTAATGGCTTTTCAGTGAAAGAAATGCTTGAAGCTGCTCGAATTGTGACTGGAAAAGAGATTCCTGCTGAAGTAGTTCCAAGACGAGCAGGAGATCCGGGAACCTTAATTGCTTCAAGTGCTAAGGCTAGAAATATGCTTGGTTGGGCACCTGTTTATACGGATGTGGAAGACATTATCGCAACTGCTTGGAAGTGGCATGTGTCGCACCCAAATGGTTTTTAA
- a CDS encoding YvcK family protein gives MRSELKPKVVVIGGGTGLPVVLKGLKQKDIHLTAIVTVADDGGSSGKIREQMDVLPPGDIRNVMLALSNVDPRVVDLFQYRFTVDGDLSGHVIGNLILTALSQLNDSYVDAINVLATVLKIRGKVIPATDQPLILSAEMEDGSIVHGESLIPLQGKHINRVFIEPENVKPYPTAVAAVKEADLIVIGPGSLYTSILPNLLLADLTDEIIASNAPKVYITNILTQIGETDFFSDADHIKVIHEHVGKSFIDKTLINTTTVPKELLFPEDVAQVEHNAKEMEKLGVEAIYQDFLSTEDGLVRHAADKVADALLAMLPDKKLEKE, from the coding sequence ATGAGAAGTGAATTGAAACCAAAAGTAGTCGTAATAGGTGGCGGCACAGGTCTTCCCGTAGTTTTAAAAGGATTGAAGCAAAAAGATATTCATCTGACCGCTATTGTAACAGTCGCCGATGATGGTGGCAGTTCAGGTAAAATCCGCGAGCAAATGGATGTGCTTCCACCTGGGGATATCCGTAATGTTATGCTTGCTTTATCTAATGTTGATCCGCGTGTGGTAGATTTGTTTCAGTATCGTTTTACGGTAGATGGGGATTTATCAGGGCATGTTATTGGAAATCTGATTTTAACTGCTTTATCACAATTGAATGATAGTTATGTGGATGCAATTAATGTGCTTGCAACGGTTCTTAAAATTCGTGGCAAAGTTATTCCGGCGACAGATCAGCCGTTAATTTTGAGTGCTGAAATGGAAGATGGCTCGATTGTTCATGGAGAATCACTTATTCCTTTGCAAGGAAAGCATATTAATCGTGTATTTATTGAACCGGAAAATGTGAAACCCTATCCAACGGCTGTAGCGGCAGTTAAAGAAGCTGATTTGATTGTTATTGGCCCAGGAAGCTTATATACTAGTATCTTACCTAATTTATTGCTGGCGGATTTAACGGATGAAATTATTGCAAGTAACGCGCCAAAAGTATACATCACGAATATTTTAACGCAAATTGGAGAAACCGACTTTTTTTCAGACGCAGACCATATTAAAGTAATCCATGAACACGTTGGTAAATCCTTTATTGATAAAACATTAATTAACACAACTACTGTACCAAAAGAATTGTTGTTCCCGGAAGACGTTGCTCAGGTGGAACACAACGCGAAAGAAATGGAAAAGCTTGGAGTGGAAGCAATTTATCAAGATTTTCTTTCTACAGAAGATGGACTTGTACGCCATGCTGCTGATAAGGTAGCAGACGCACTTTTAGCAATGTTGCCAGATAAAAAATTAGAAAAGGAGTGA
- the trxB gene encoding thioredoxin-disulfide reductase, translating into MASEEKIYDVIIIGAGPAGMTAALYTSRADLDTLMIERGVPGGQMVNTAEVENYPGFDSILGPDLSDKMLSGAKQFGAEYAYGDIKEVIDGKEFKTVTAGSKTYKARAIIIATGAEHRKLGADGEDELSGRGVSYCAVCDGAFFKERELIVVGGGDSAVEEGTYLTRYANKVTIIHRRDKLRAQQILQDRAFKDEKVDFIWNSTVEEIIGDGKKVTGAKLVSTVDGSESIMPVDGVFIYVGLVPLTKAFLNLGITDDEGYIVTDEEMRTNRPGIFAAGDVRAKSLRQIVTATGDGGLAGQNAQKYVEELKEELEKEAAK; encoded by the coding sequence ATGGCTAGTGAAGAAAAAATTTATGATGTGATTATTATTGGGGCAGGACCAGCTGGAATGACAGCGGCTCTTTATACTTCCCGTGCAGATTTAGATACATTAATGATTGAACGTGGTGTACCAGGCGGACAAATGGTAAATACAGCTGAGGTAGAAAACTATCCTGGATTTGACAGTATTTTAGGACCAGATTTGTCTGATAAAATGCTTAGTGGCGCAAAACAATTTGGTGCTGAGTATGCTTATGGTGATATTAAAGAAGTAATTGATGGGAAAGAATTTAAAACAGTAACTGCTGGTTCGAAAACATACAAGGCTCGGGCGATTATTATTGCTACTGGAGCAGAACATCGCAAACTTGGTGCAGACGGTGAGGATGAGCTTAGTGGACGTGGTGTATCTTACTGTGCTGTTTGTGACGGGGCATTCTTTAAAGAACGTGAGTTGATAGTTGTTGGTGGTGGAGACTCTGCTGTTGAAGAAGGTACTTACTTGACTCGCTATGCTAATAAAGTAACTATTATTCACCGTCGTGATAAATTACGTGCGCAACAAATTTTACAAGATCGTGCATTTAAAGATGAAAAAGTGGATTTCATATGGAATAGTACGGTAGAAGAAATTATTGGTGATGGCAAAAAAGTAACTGGAGCCAAACTGGTTTCTACAGTTGATGGTTCTGAATCAATCATGCCGGTAGATGGTGTTTTTATCTATGTTGGACTTGTACCACTTACGAAAGCGTTCTTGAATTTAGGTATTACGGATGATGAAGGCTATATCGTAACGGATGAAGAAATGCGCACAAACCGTCCTGGTATTTTTGCTGCAGGGGATGTCCGTGCTAAAAGTTTACGCCAAATTGTTACTGCTACAGGTGACGGCGGACTTGCTGGACAAAATGCACAAAAATATGTGGAAGAATTAAAAGAAGAACTAGAAAAAGAAGCAGCAAAATAA